A genome region from Streptomyces pratensis includes the following:
- a CDS encoding MFS transporter produces the protein MDAPQPTARTGGVITTLALAGTVAAVMQTLVTPLIAELPRILDTSSSNAAWVVTVTLLVAGVCVPVTGRLGDLLGKRRMLLACAVPLVVGSVVCALASSVVPMIVGRGLQGMGMGMVPLGIALLRDVVPAEKLSGSIALVSASMGIGGALGLPISAAVAEYTSWRVLFWGSAVLAVMIAVLIWAFVPDVPAGAKGQRFDAPGAIGLAIGLVSLLLAISKGADWGWGSGTTLGLFAVAVVALGAWGFYELRTRDPLVDLRTTARPRVLLTNISSILVGVGMYSFMLIAPQLLQFPEATGYGLGQSMLAAGLWMAPGGVMMMIVSPLGGKLINARGPKIALVLGALVISLGYGISLFLMGSAWGLMIVGIVINSGVGLAYGAMPALIMSSVPLSETAAANGFNTLMRSLGTTIGSAVIGVVLAQMTIDLGGFSLASEDGFRVGLMIGCGVALIAAAVAAFIPGLVRPAASGDRTGPAAGKVSVEA, from the coding sequence ATGGACGCCCCCCAGCCCACAGCCCGCACAGGCGGCGTGATCACGACGTTGGCCCTCGCCGGCACCGTCGCTGCGGTGATGCAGACGCTGGTGACCCCGCTCATCGCCGAGCTGCCACGGATTCTGGACACCTCGTCGTCGAACGCGGCCTGGGTGGTCACCGTCACCCTCCTGGTCGCCGGTGTGTGCGTCCCGGTCACCGGAAGGCTCGGTGACCTTCTCGGCAAGCGCCGGATGCTGCTGGCCTGCGCGGTGCCGCTGGTCGTGGGCTCGGTGGTGTGCGCACTGGCCTCCTCCGTGGTCCCGATGATCGTCGGGCGTGGCCTCCAGGGCATGGGTATGGGCATGGTGCCGCTGGGTATCGCCCTGCTTCGTGACGTGGTGCCCGCCGAGAAGCTCAGCGGCTCGATCGCCCTCGTGAGTGCCTCCATGGGCATCGGCGGCGCCCTCGGTCTGCCGATCTCCGCCGCCGTCGCCGAATACACCAGCTGGCGCGTGCTGTTCTGGGGTTCCGCCGTCCTCGCGGTGATGATCGCCGTACTCATCTGGGCCTTCGTCCCGGACGTCCCGGCCGGCGCCAAGGGACAGCGCTTCGACGCACCCGGCGCGATCGGGCTCGCCATCGGCCTGGTGTCCCTCCTGCTGGCCATCTCCAAGGGCGCGGACTGGGGCTGGGGTTCGGGCACCACGCTCGGCCTGTTCGCCGTGGCGGTCGTGGCCCTCGGCGCCTGGGGGTTCTACGAGCTGCGCACCCGTGACCCGCTCGTCGACCTGCGCACCACCGCCCGCCCGCGCGTGCTGCTGACCAACATCTCGTCGATCCTGGTCGGCGTCGGCATGTACTCGTTCATGCTGATCGCGCCGCAGCTGCTGCAGTTCCCGGAGGCCACGGGGTACGGCCTGGGCCAGTCGATGCTGGCAGCCGGCCTCTGGATGGCTCCCGGCGGCGTGATGATGATGATCGTCTCCCCGCTCGGCGGGAAGCTGATCAACGCGCGCGGCCCCAAGATCGCCCTCGTACTCGGCGCGCTCGTGATCTCCCTGGGCTACGGCATCTCCCTGTTCCTCATGGGCTCGGCCTGGGGCCTGATGATCGTCGGCATCGTCATCAACAGCGGTGTCGGCCTCGCCTACGGTGCGATGCCCGCCCTGATCATGAGCTCGGTCCCGCTCTCGGAGACGGCTGCGGCCAACGGCTTCAACACCCTGATGCGCTCCCTGGGCACCACCATCGGATCAGCCGTGATCGGTGTGGTGCTGGCGCAGATGACCATCGACCTCGGCGGCTTCTCGCTCGCTTCCGAGGACGGCTTCCGCGTCGGCCTGATGATCGGCTGCGGAGTCGCCCTGATCGCGGCCGCGGTGGCCGCGTTCATCCCTGGCCTCGTCCGTCCCGCCGCGTCCGGCGACAGGACGGGCCCCGCGGCCGGGAAGGTCTCGGTCGAAGCCTGA
- a CDS encoding MarR family winged helix-turn-helix transcriptional regulator, producing the protein MNRATQEVEYEQMLLSRHGLLTHRKGRRKDGLLERSAYVLLSRIRIQGPMSVGELSEAFDLDVSTLNRQTAAVMRAGFVERIPDPDGGMARKFRITEEGARTLDSEREGMVSSLERVMADWPDEDISAFAGYLRRFNSDIERIGGRPWPRP; encoded by the coding sequence ATGAACAGGGCAACGCAAGAGGTCGAGTACGAGCAGATGCTGCTCAGCCGGCACGGCCTGCTGACCCACAGAAAGGGACGCCGCAAGGACGGCCTCCTGGAGCGCAGCGCGTATGTCCTGCTCAGCCGCATCCGCATCCAGGGCCCGATGTCCGTCGGCGAGCTCAGCGAGGCCTTCGACCTCGACGTATCCACCCTCAACCGGCAGACCGCCGCGGTCATGCGAGCCGGATTCGTGGAGCGCATCCCCGACCCGGACGGGGGCATGGCCCGCAAGTTCCGCATCACGGAGGAGGGCGCGAGGACCCTCGACTCGGAACGCGAGGGAATGGTCAGCTCACTGGAGCGCGTCATGGCCGACTGGCCCGACGAGGACATCTCCGCGTTCGCCGGCTACCTGCGCCGCTTCAACTCCGACATCGAGCGCATCGGCGGCCGTCCCTGGCCACGGCCCTGA